The genomic region CGCGGCGAAGTCGGCGGTGAACGGGTTGACCAAGACTCTGGCGCTCGAATTGGGCTCCGCCGGGGTCACGGTCAACGCGGTACCGCCCGGATTCATCGACACCCCGATGCTGCGCGCCGCCGAAGCCCGCGGCGACCTCGGCGATATCCAGGCCACCATCGACGCCACTCCCGTGCGACGGATCGGCCGACCAGAGGACATCGCGGCGGCGTGCGCGTTCCTCGTCTCGGAGGAGGCCGGCTACATCACTGGACAGCTCGTGGGCGTCAACGGCGGGCGCAACACCTAGGCGGAGACCGTCCAACAGGCTGTGCGAGGATCGCGGAATGCCTGACGAAGCGGCGCATTTCACGCCAACGGACGACGACGCCTTCATGCCGACGCGGTTCGCCCAGAGCCACTGGGGCGACGACCACCTCAACGGCCCCGCCGTCGTCGGTCTGGCTGCCCGAGCGTTGGAGGATCACTGCGGGTCAGCAGAGTTCATGCCGGCCCGGTTCACCGCCGATCTGTTCCGCGCGGCGCGTACGGCGCGCACCACCGTCGACGTGAGGGTGGTTCGCGACGGGCGGCGGGTCCGTAACGCGGAATGCGATGTGCTGCAGGACGGTCGAGCGGTAGCGCGGGCGACGCTGGTCCAATACCGGCGATCGTCGGCACCGCCGGGCCGACAGTGGGCCGCCCCGGCAGCCGCCATCACCCCTCCGGTCCCCGACGACGAACTGGCACCCTTTGTCGGCAGTGACGACGGCGGCTGGACACGTTCGCCCGGCACACACCAGAACGCCTCACGTAAGCGCTTCTTCAATGACGGCATCGACATCGTTGCCGGAGAGCAGCTGTCCGCGTTCGTCAGGGCGGTGATGCTCGCCGAATCCACCAGCCTCGTCACCAATCTCGGCACCGAAGGTATCGGCTACATCAACGGCGACCTGACCGTCGCGCTGTCGCGGCTGCCCCTCGACAGGTGGCTGATGGTGCAGGCCGACAGCCACTTGGCCTGCGACGGCGTGGCCGTGGGAACCGCGACACTGTTCGATCGACGTGGCGCGTTCGGGTCGGGCATGGTGACGGCGGTGGCGAACCCGGCGGCGCAGATCGACTTCAGCCGACAGGCTTTCCCCAGGAATGGCCTGAATTACGAGTAGTGCGAACGCATTTGTCGGTGCTGGTTGGCAGAATACGGTTATGTCCTCGACCGCCGTCTCCGACGCTTCCGATGCTTCGGTGTTGCCGAAGGAGCGGTTGGCGGTGTTGTTCGAGGAGGTGGCGCAGTTGTGTGGGCAGCGCAACGCCATCGATGGGCGGCTGGTGCAGATCGTGGCCGAGATCGACCGCGACGGGTTGTGGGGTATGACCGGGGTGCGCTCGTTGGCGGGGTTGGTGGCCTGGAAGACCGGCTGCACCGAGGCCAACGCCAAGACCATGGCCGCGATCGCGGCCCGCTGTGAGGAGTTCCCCCGCTGCACCCAAGCCCTTGCCGAGGGCCGGTTGTCACTGGATCAGGTCGGGGTGATCGCCCAGAAAGCCGGTGCGGGCTCTGATGCCCACTACGTCGAGTTGGCCGGTGTGGCCACCGTCAGCCAGCTGCGCAAAGCGATCAGTTTGGAACCGCGCCCCGAGCCTGAACCCGCACCGCGGCGCGGATCTGAGCGCTCGATCACCAAGACCTCCGATGCCCACGGGGCGTGTTATCGGATCCGGTTGTCGCACCCGGATGCGGCCACGTTCGACGCCGCCCTGCAGTCGCACCACGAGGCGCTCATCGGTGAGTGGAAACGCGACCACAACGACGACAAGCACAGTGCTGGCGAGCACAGTGCTGGCGGCGGTCAGGTGCCGCCGTTTCCCACCGTCGGGGACGGGTTCATGCGGCTGGTGGAGGCCGGCTGGGACGCCGAAGCCGCCCGGCGCCCCCACCACGCGCACACCACGGTGATCGTGCATCTCGATGTCGACAAACGCGCCGCGGCGCTGCACCTGGGTCCGCTGCTCACCGACGCCGAACGCCGATACCTGACCTGTGATGCCACCTACCAAACCTGGTTCGACAAAGACGGGCAGACCCTGGGCTGTGGGCGCACCACCCGCCAGATCAGCCGCCGGCTGCGCCGCGCACTGGAGTTCCGCCATCGCACCTGCGCGGTGCCCGGCTGCGGGGCCACCCGCGCTCTGCACGCCCACCACATCATCCACTGGGAAGACGGCGGAGCGACCGAACTCGACAACCTGGTGCTGGTCTGTCCCTACCACCACCGCATGCACCACCGCGGCCTGATCACCATCCTCGGACCCGCACCAGCGATCACCGTGCTCGACGACGACGGCGAGCCCCTGCACCCCGGATCCCTGGCGCGCCCACCCACACAACCCCCACCGATGGTGCCCCCATACCCCGGACCCCTGGGCGAACGCGCCCAATGGTGGTGGTACGACCCCTACCAGCCCCAACCACCACCAACGAACAACTAGCGACCCAGCGCGAAAATCTCTGCCGTACACCCAATTCGGCACGCTGCTGTTCATCGACTCAGGGTCTCAAGTACGCGGGATCGACGCGATCACCAGCCGCTGTTGTTGCCGTTCCGGTTCCGAGTCGCCGGGTTCTCGATCGGACCGCGCCTGTCGGGTGCGACGCTGATCGGCGCGCGTGTCACATCGATTTCGGGCTTATTCGACTGTGACGGAGATGAATTCCGCGGCGGGTAGTACGGCGTGTAGCCCGGCGCACTGTCCTGCACTGACGCGGGTGGCGGGGGAGCGGGCGGCGGCGGAGGAGGCGGCGGAGCTACAGCGGGAACACTCGTCAGTGTCGGCTGTACGCCGGGCGGTGACGGTGGTGCGCTGCTGGGCGCGGCGCTCGACGAGGGTGCCGGTGCGCCGTCGGTCGATCCGTCGGGCCCGGCTGAATCGCTTCGCAGCACCATCGGCACGATCGCGAGCAGCAGCGCCGCGGCCGCCAAGAGCAGCAGCGCGGTCAACGCCGCCTTCGTGCGGTACCACGGATTGCGCGCGGGCTTGAACGTCAGGGTGCCGACGATCGCAATGCCGGCGGGGCGCTCGATGAACGGGTGAGCGTAGCTCGTTGGGCGGGGCTCGTCCCACGAGTCGGCTTCGACCGCCGCTCGCGGTGGGTCAGCGAAGGCCGTGAAGTCGGCCAGGTCGTCCGCGGGCGCGGCGCCGATGTCATCGGAGGTGAGCGGAATCGGCTCGGTGATCGGATCGTGGGCGGTGTCGCGGACGTGGATGGCCTCGGCACCATCGTGGTGGACCTCGTACCCGGCATCATACCGGGCGTCGTCGGTCGGCTCGACCGGGATTTCTTCCAGGTCCCAGCCCCACAGGGCCCCGCGCTCGGCCATGCGAGGATGCTACGCGCCGGCGTGTGAGAACACCGTGCCCCTCCAGCAGCTCGCCACATCCTGATGCACGTCAGGAATCTCGCTGATCGGACCGGGATTTCGGTGAGCGCCTCCGCGTGGGGGACTCCGTCGTGCGAGTCGACAGCCGCGTCAGCGCCGACACGCCTGGCACGGTGGAGACCGCCTGGTACACCTCATTGCCCGTCGCGACGAGTGCCTCCAGTTGAGGCAACAGAGCGTCCATGGTCCGGAGCATCGGATCGGCCAAAGCCAGGTACCGTTCGGCACGGTCGATGGCCGTGTTGAGGCGCTCGGTCGCCGTGGCCAGGTTCTCGATCAGGTCGGGCAGCTGGCCGGCGAGTTGGAGCGATGCCGGTGGGATGCGCATCGCATCGCTCGCGACGGACTGGGCTGTCTCGGCCGCCGCCTGTGCGGCCGCCACCACATCTTTCGGGCTGGGGACTTTCTTGCTCATCTGGTCAACGATGCCGCACGTCTAGACCGCTGTCTGCGCATCGGCGGAGTAGACCCGCTCAACGCGCGGCCTGCAGCGTGATGTCGGAAATGCTGGTGCGGCTCTGCCCGTCGGTGGTCCCCAGCTTCGTGATCCACACGAGCACATTGGCCGTCTCAGTGCCGTCGTCGACCGGGATGCGGTTTTCTCCCGGTTCGAGCGGAACGCTCGGGGTGAGTTCGGTCGTGTTCGCCAGGCTCGCCGGGTTGGGGCTGTCGGCCGCTCGGATCTGCACTTCGGTTCCTGTGCTCGGCACGTCGACGGTCACTTCGCTCAGCGCGGTCGGCTCGGGCAGCCGCAGGAGCAGTCCGACACCT from Mycobacterium sp. IDR2000157661 harbors:
- a CDS encoding acyl-CoA thioesterase domain-containing protein, with product MPDEAAHFTPTDDDAFMPTRFAQSHWGDDHLNGPAVVGLAARALEDHCGSAEFMPARFTADLFRAARTARTTVDVRVVRDGRRVRNAECDVLQDGRAVARATLVQYRRSSAPPGRQWAAPAAAITPPVPDDELAPFVGSDDGGWTRSPGTHQNASRKRFFNDGIDIVAGEQLSAFVRAVMLAESTSLVTNLGTEGIGYINGDLTVALSRLPLDRWLMVQADSHLACDGVAVGTATLFDRRGAFGSGMVTAVANPAAQIDFSRQAFPRNGLNYE
- a CDS encoding HNH endonuclease signature motif containing protein — encoded protein: MSSTAVSDASDASVLPKERLAVLFEEVAQLCGQRNAIDGRLVQIVAEIDRDGLWGMTGVRSLAGLVAWKTGCTEANAKTMAAIAARCEEFPRCTQALAEGRLSLDQVGVIAQKAGAGSDAHYVELAGVATVSQLRKAISLEPRPEPEPAPRRGSERSITKTSDAHGACYRIRLSHPDAATFDAALQSHHEALIGEWKRDHNDDKHSAGEHSAGGGQVPPFPTVGDGFMRLVEAGWDAEAARRPHHAHTTVIVHLDVDKRAAALHLGPLLTDAERRYLTCDATYQTWFDKDGQTLGCGRTTRQISRRLRRALEFRHRTCAVPGCGATRALHAHHIIHWEDGGATELDNLVLVCPYHHRMHHRGLITILGPAPAITVLDDDGEPLHPGSLARPPTQPPPMVPPYPGPLGERAQWWWYDPYQPQPPPTNN